From a region of the Streptomyces asoensis genome:
- a CDS encoding alpha/beta hydrolase has product MTRDSGQQTGTGTRALLLPRSLPSWPRAAVLVLHGGQASSERPTSPWQPAALRMRPLVRAVTAALPHEDVLVAQVRYRLRGWNAERADPLRDTRRALDELRELTGPLPTVLLGHSMGGRAALRAAGHPQVCAVLALAPWWPAGEPVAQTAGRRVIALHGNRDRITSAAETADCVRRAREAAARPAMAVVGDGDHAMLRRHRFWHRTASAVVAHLLDPDGVPDPLPEESYGGGHFPVL; this is encoded by the coding sequence GTGACACGGGACAGCGGGCAGCAGACCGGAACGGGCACCCGTGCACTGCTACTGCCCCGCTCGCTTCCTTCCTGGCCCCGCGCGGCCGTCCTGGTGCTGCACGGCGGGCAGGCGTCGAGCGAACGCCCCACCAGCCCCTGGCAGCCGGCCGCGCTGCGGATGCGTCCGCTCGTGCGGGCGGTGACCGCCGCACTCCCCCACGAGGACGTTCTGGTCGCCCAGGTCCGCTACCGGCTGCGCGGCTGGAACGCCGAACGGGCCGACCCGCTGAGGGATACCCGGCGGGCCCTGGACGAACTCCGTGAACTGACCGGTCCCCTGCCCACGGTCCTGCTCGGACACTCCATGGGCGGCAGGGCGGCCCTGCGCGCTGCCGGCCACCCGCAGGTCTGCGCGGTCCTCGCCCTGGCACCATGGTGGCCTGCGGGGGAACCGGTCGCACAGACGGCGGGCCGGCGCGTCATCGCCCTGCACGGAAACCGCGACCGGATCACCTCGGCCGCGGAGACAGCGGACTGCGTACGCCGGGCGCGGGAGGCGGCGGCGCGGCCCGCCATGGCCGTCGTCGGCGACGGCGACCACGCGATGCTGCGCCGCCACCGCTTCTGGCACCGCACCGCGTCGGCCGTCGTCGCCCATCTCCTCGACCCCGACGGCGTCCCCGACCCGCTGCCCGAGGAGAGCTACGGAGGTGGGCACTTTCCCGTGCTCTGA
- a CDS encoding DUF6286 domain-containing Asp23/Gls24 family envelope stress response protein: protein MTAAAARGTTTVSPRAVRRIAERAAAETLPRPGGAPGARSSRTARTDGPDRPDRTGRPVPAARVAASVHGNSAQLALGVTLPYPAPLAETVKNLQRHVAQRTGQLTGLDVADARVTVTALAPSLLPHPPLPPSAGAGPGTRTPRRRWSGRRVPVTLLTAAAAVGTGALALDLVRVHTAHQAPAAWRTGAVHWLSGHGPGDPAVVAGGALLALAGVWMAVLALTPGRRRRSTLLAPAPRVEAAMDRSAVEALLRDAVGDVEGVTAVRVRASRRRAVVRAPLAFGDRAAAHAAVTAAARDALAACRLRRTPRLRIVVTPQSLWHPPTPDTTTPPPVPDTETAPPAPDATTAPSVPDTATPPSVPGTATSPSALDETTPPSVPGSSVPGRARAVGGER, encoded by the coding sequence ATGACCGCCGCGGCCGCCCGCGGCACCACCACCGTCTCACCGCGGGCGGTACGCAGGATCGCCGAACGCGCGGCCGCCGAGACGCTGCCCCGCCCGGGCGGCGCCCCCGGCGCCCGCTCCTCCCGGACCGCACGGACCGACGGCCCCGACCGCCCCGACCGGACCGGCCGTCCCGTGCCGGCCGCCCGGGTCGCGGCGTCCGTGCACGGCAACAGCGCGCAGCTGGCGCTCGGGGTGACCCTGCCCTACCCGGCCCCCCTGGCCGAGACCGTCAAGAACCTCCAGCGGCACGTGGCGCAGCGCACCGGGCAGCTGACGGGACTGGACGTGGCCGACGCGCGCGTCACCGTCACCGCGCTCGCCCCGTCTCTCCTGCCGCACCCCCCGCTGCCGCCGTCCGCCGGCGCCGGGCCCGGCACCCGCACGCCCCGCCGCCGGTGGTCCGGGCGCCGGGTGCCGGTCACCCTGCTCACCGCGGCCGCCGCGGTGGGCACCGGCGCGCTGGCCCTCGACCTGGTCCGGGTGCACACCGCCCACCAGGCACCCGCCGCCTGGCGCACCGGCGCCGTGCACTGGCTGTCCGGGCACGGACCCGGCGACCCGGCCGTCGTCGCCGGAGGCGCGCTGCTCGCCCTTGCCGGCGTGTGGATGGCCGTGCTCGCCCTCACCCCGGGCAGGCGCCGCCGCTCCACCCTCCTCGCCCCGGCGCCCCGCGTCGAGGCGGCCATGGACCGCTCGGCGGTCGAAGCCCTGCTCCGGGACGCGGTGGGGGACGTCGAGGGCGTCACCGCTGTACGGGTGAGGGCATCCCGCCGACGGGCCGTCGTCCGGGCCCCCCTCGCCTTCGGCGACCGCGCCGCCGCGCACGCCGCCGTCACGGCCGCCGCCCGCGACGCGCTGGCCGCCTGCCGCCTGCGCCGCACCCCACGCCTGCGGATCGTCGTCACACCGCAATCCCTGTGGCACCCACCCACGCCGGACACGACGACCCCGCCGCCCGTGCCGGACACGGAGACCGCGCCGCCCGCGCCGGACGCCACGACGGCGCCGTCCGTACCGGACACGGCGACACCGCCGTCCGTACCCGGCACGGCGACATCGCCGTCCGCGCTGGACGAGACGACCCCGCCGTCCGTGCCCGGGTCTTCGGTGCCGGGGCGCGCCCGTGCCGTCGGAGGTGAGCGGTGA
- a CDS encoding Asp23/Gls24 family envelope stress response protein, with the protein MTTQTAPTAKDVSTPSTPSTPSAPSVPQRTGAPRTTTAVSDGTTGADQPAADRGRTSIADVVVVKVAGIAAREIPGVYDMGGGLSRTIGAVRDRVPGGRPNVGRGVKVEVGERQTAIDLDLVVEYGAAITDVARDVRENVVSAVERITGLEVVEVNITVNDVHLPEDEDESTAAAASRVA; encoded by the coding sequence ATGACCACGCAGACCGCACCCACCGCCAAGGACGTGTCCACCCCCTCCACCCCCTCCACTCCGTCCGCCCCCTCGGTCCCGCAGCGCACCGGTGCCCCCCGCACCACCACCGCCGTGTCCGACGGCACGACGGGCGCCGACCAGCCGGCCGCCGACCGCGGCCGGACCTCGATCGCCGACGTCGTCGTCGTGAAGGTGGCCGGCATCGCCGCCCGGGAGATCCCCGGCGTGTACGACATGGGCGGCGGCCTGTCGCGCACCATCGGCGCGGTGCGCGACCGCGTGCCCGGCGGCCGGCCCAACGTGGGGCGCGGGGTGAAGGTCGAGGTGGGCGAGCGGCAGACGGCCATCGACCTGGACCTGGTCGTCGAGTACGGCGCCGCCATCACGGACGTGGCCCGGGACGTGCGGGAGAACGTCGTCTCCGCGGTGGAGCGGATCACCGGGCTGGAGGTCGTCGAGGTCAACATCACCGTCAACGACGTCCACCTGCCCGAGGACGAGGACGAGTCCACGGCCGCGGCCGCCTCCCGCGTGGCGTAG
- a CDS encoding fasciclin domain-containing protein produces MNTRIRRTAVTLAAAAVLPLALSACSDSGSDSAKSDTSSKASAPAAASDSGMGDSGSTAMADKPFGPACSAVPASGAGSFDGMAQDPVATAASNNPALSTLVTAVKKAGLVDTLNNAQNITVFAPTNDAFAKIPKATLDKVLADKAQLTKILTYHVVGQKLAPKDLEKGSFDTLEKSKLTTSGSGESYTVNDSAKVVCGNVKTANANVYIIDTVLMPAG; encoded by the coding sequence ATGAACACCCGTATCCGCCGCACCGCCGTGACCCTGGCCGCCGCGGCCGTCCTGCCCCTGGCGCTGAGCGCCTGCTCCGACAGCGGCAGCGACTCCGCCAAGTCGGACACCTCCTCCAAGGCGTCGGCCCCCGCGGCCGCCTCCGACAGCGGCATGGGTGACTCCGGCAGCACCGCCATGGCGGACAAGCCGTTCGGCCCGGCCTGTTCGGCGGTGCCCGCGAGCGGTGCCGGCTCCTTCGACGGCATGGCCCAGGACCCGGTCGCCACGGCGGCCTCCAACAACCCCGCCCTGTCCACGCTGGTGACGGCGGTGAAGAAGGCCGGACTGGTCGACACCCTCAACAACGCCCAGAACATCACCGTGTTCGCCCCGACCAACGACGCCTTCGCCAAGATCCCCAAGGCGACCCTGGACAAGGTCCTGGCCGACAAGGCCCAGCTGACGAAGATCCTCACCTACCACGTCGTCGGCCAGAAGCTGGCTCCCAAGGACCTGGAGAAGGGCTCCTTCGACACCCTGGAGAAGTCCAAGCTCACCACCTCCGGCTCCGGCGAGTCCTACACGGTCAACGACTCCGCCAAGGTCGTCTGCGGCAACGTCAAGACCGCCAACGCCAACGTCTACATCATCGACACCGTCCTGATGCCGGCCGGCTGA
- a CDS encoding molybdopterin-dependent oxidoreductase: MTENEKEPHGRRGAVRPLLGACSGALAGFAALAVAELVSVAVRPQAGPVVAVGGAAIDRTPAAVKDWAVRRFGTDDKLVLQLGILAVLALCALALGVVALRWRRTGAAGVLLFGAVGAVAATGRPDSTGAADALPSVVGAVAGAVLLYVLTGRLALREHTTHAATDVPVDTAAATAADVPTAADAPAATDAARPGGVRSGAEWDRRGFVIAATAAAAASTGAAVLGRTWNASRGHSAAASRERLVLPRPASAALAVPGGAGLRIPGISPFTTPNGDFYRVDTALVVPKVDAGAWRLRIHGKGVARPLTLSFDDLLRRELVERDITLTCVSNEVGGPYVGNARWIGVRLAGLLAECGVVPPSRGGPADQLVARSVDGMTIGSPLEDVMDGRDSLLAVGMNGEPLPFAHGFPVRMVVPGLYGYVSACKWIEDLELTTFDAYDPYWVKRGWARRAPVKTQSRIDTPKPFARPRAGTVMVAGVAWAQHRGIDKVEVRVDDGPWQEARLAAEDTRDTWRQWSFPWQATAGGHTLTVRATDRTGQVQTDRRTRTVPDGASGRHSVVVTVD; the protein is encoded by the coding sequence GTGACGGAGAACGAGAAGGAACCCCATGGCCGGCGCGGCGCGGTACGGCCGCTGCTGGGCGCGTGCAGTGGCGCGCTCGCGGGTTTCGCCGCGCTCGCCGTCGCGGAGCTGGTGTCGGTGGCGGTGCGCCCGCAGGCCGGCCCGGTCGTCGCGGTGGGCGGCGCGGCGATCGACCGGACGCCCGCGGCGGTCAAGGACTGGGCGGTCCGCCGTTTCGGCACGGACGACAAGCTGGTCCTCCAGCTGGGGATCCTCGCGGTGCTGGCGCTGTGCGCGCTGGCGCTGGGAGTCGTCGCGCTGCGGTGGCGGCGGACCGGGGCGGCGGGCGTGCTGCTGTTCGGGGCCGTCGGCGCGGTCGCGGCGACCGGCAGGCCCGACTCGACCGGAGCGGCCGACGCGCTGCCGTCGGTCGTCGGAGCCGTCGCCGGAGCCGTCCTGCTGTACGTCCTGACGGGCCGCCTCGCCCTGAGGGAACACACGACGCACGCGGCCACGGACGTGCCTGTGGACACAGCCGCGGCCACGGCCGCAGATGTACCCACGGCGGCGGACGCGCCCGCCGCCACGGACGCGGCGCGGCCCGGCGGGGTGCGGTCCGGTGCGGAGTGGGACCGTCGCGGGTTCGTGATCGCGGCGACGGCCGCCGCCGCGGCCTCGACCGGGGCCGCCGTGCTCGGCCGGACGTGGAACGCCTCCCGCGGGCACAGCGCGGCCGCCTCACGTGAGCGGCTCGTCCTGCCTCGGCCCGCCTCCGCCGCCCTGGCCGTACCCGGGGGCGCCGGGCTGCGGATCCCCGGCATCAGCCCCTTCACCACCCCGAACGGCGACTTCTACCGCGTCGACACCGCCCTGGTGGTGCCGAAGGTGGACGCCGGCGCCTGGCGGCTGCGCATCCACGGCAAGGGAGTCGCCCGGCCTCTGACGCTGTCCTTCGACGACCTGCTGCGCCGTGAGCTGGTCGAGCGGGACATCACGCTCACCTGCGTCTCCAACGAGGTCGGCGGCCCCTATGTCGGCAACGCCCGCTGGATCGGCGTCCGCCTCGCCGGCCTGCTGGCCGAGTGCGGAGTCGTACCCCCCTCGCGGGGCGGGCCCGCCGATCAGCTGGTCGCCCGCTCGGTGGACGGCATGACGATCGGCAGTCCGCTGGAGGACGTCATGGACGGCCGGGACTCCCTCCTCGCCGTCGGCATGAACGGTGAACCGCTGCCGTTCGCGCACGGCTTCCCGGTCCGCATGGTCGTGCCCGGCCTGTACGGCTACGTCTCCGCGTGCAAGTGGATCGAGGACCTCGAACTCACCACGTTCGACGCCTACGACCCCTACTGGGTCAAGCGGGGCTGGGCCCGCAGGGCGCCGGTGAAGACCCAGTCCCGCATCGACACCCCCAAGCCGTTCGCCCGTCCCCGGGCGGGCACGGTCATGGTCGCCGGGGTCGCCTGGGCCCAGCACCGCGGCATCGACAAGGTCGAGGTCCGCGTCGACGACGGCCCCTGGCAGGAGGCCCGCCTCGCCGCAGAGGACACCCGCGACACCTGGCGCCAGTGGTCCTTTCCCTGGCAGGCCACCGCGGGAGGACACACCCTCACCGTCCGCGCCACCGACCGCACCGGCCAGGTGCAGACCGACAGACGCACCCGGACCGTCCCCGACGGCGCGAGCGGACGGCACTCCGTCGTCGTCACCGTCGACTGA
- a CDS encoding RNA polymerase sigma factor yields the protein MAVARTPNASPDTRTGPDTRADTDACSDPETRSDADARAAAEDALLAVRAAEGDEEAFAVLVRRHAPALTRLATRLLGTRTEAEDAVQDAFISAWRRLPEFQGRSSFGTWLYRIVTNRCLNVLRARRPAAPLEAAGDVPAAEHTTSPARITEARDAVRELREALDLLSAEQRACWVLRELDGRSYEFVADAVGISQDAVRARVFRARRCLTQALGAWR from the coding sequence GTGGCGGTGGCCCGCACACCGAACGCATCACCGGACACCCGGACCGGCCCGGACACCCGGGCCGACACGGACGCCTGCTCCGATCCGGAGACCCGCTCCGACGCGGACGCCCGGGCGGCCGCGGAGGACGCCCTGCTGGCGGTCCGTGCCGCCGAAGGCGACGAGGAGGCGTTCGCCGTGCTCGTACGGCGCCACGCGCCGGCACTGACCCGGCTCGCGACGCGCCTGCTCGGCACCCGCACCGAGGCCGAGGACGCCGTCCAGGACGCCTTCATCAGCGCCTGGCGGCGGCTGCCGGAGTTCCAGGGACGCTCCTCCTTCGGCACCTGGCTGTACCGGATCGTCACCAACCGCTGTCTGAACGTGCTGCGGGCCAGGAGACCCGCGGCCCCGCTGGAGGCGGCGGGCGACGTCCCCGCGGCCGAGCACACCACGTCACCGGCCCGGATCACCGAGGCCCGCGACGCGGTCCGCGAACTGCGCGAGGCCCTCGACCTGCTGTCGGCCGAACAGCGGGCCTGCTGGGTGCTGCGGGAACTGGACGGCCGGTCCTACGAGTTCGTCGCCGACGCGGTGGGCATCAGCCAGGATGCCGTCCGTGCCCGCGTGTTCCGCGCACGCCGTTGTCTGACACAAGCACTGGGGGCCTGGCGATGA
- a CDS encoding Asp23/Gls24 family envelope stress response protein has protein sequence MTDRTDPPNGAYAHGDDDELLPCGRLLSRVWDDWERQADDTHLRSCPHCRQAVSGLDRLECVVRGLDEETAPPSPQDTESLTRRIMDVVRLELRPGRPVPLGGPAEDLWIMEAVAARTLRAAAETVPGVRAGSCRLLAPDPDGPADAPTTADGSSEGAGAAVGVRLDIHAPAGAPLLPLTERVRERVREAADRELGVPLAAVDIRVTDLVPASAGDGQEGRTP, from the coding sequence ATGACCGACCGCACCGACCCGCCGAACGGCGCTTACGCCCACGGTGACGACGACGAACTCCTGCCGTGCGGACGGCTGCTGTCCCGGGTGTGGGACGACTGGGAACGGCAGGCCGACGACACCCACCTGCGCTCCTGCCCGCACTGCCGTCAGGCGGTCTCCGGACTGGACCGGCTGGAGTGCGTGGTGCGGGGCCTGGACGAGGAGACGGCCCCGCCCTCCCCCCAGGACACCGAGTCGCTGACCCGGCGGATCATGGACGTCGTCCGTCTCGAACTGCGTCCGGGCCGCCCGGTGCCGCTCGGCGGACCCGCCGAGGACCTGTGGATCATGGAGGCGGTCGCGGCCCGCACCCTGCGGGCGGCCGCGGAGACGGTACCGGGCGTCCGGGCCGGCTCCTGCCGCCTCCTCGCCCCGGACCCCGACGGCCCCGCGGACGCCCCCACGACCGCGGACGGCTCCTCGGAGGGGGCCGGCGCGGCGGTCGGCGTCCGTCTCGACATCCACGCCCCGGCCGGCGCCCCGCTGCTCCCCCTCACCGAGCGGGTGCGGGAACGGGTGCGTGAGGCCGCGGACCGGGAACTGGGCGTGCCCCTGGCGGCCGTCGACATCCGTGTCACCGACCTCGTCCCCGCATCGGCCGGCGACGGCCAGGAAGGTCGTACGCCATGA
- a CDS encoding anti-sigma factor domain-containing protein, translated as MNTTAELHSLTGAYALHALSDDEHEAFERHLAHCEPCAQESAELSATAARLGLAVSTTPLPVLRERVLRRITTVRQEAPGTQQPGRSGGARLRAGLLSRWALAACLAAAAALGGATVWQHQRAEDAVSQARRAERGADEIAAVLAAPDARTRSGELSSGATGTVVVSRSLDRAVFVVSGMSRPPGGKVYQLWFDDGGTMRSAGLMDPGRSNQSVLLRGALDGASGMGVTVEPAGGSPQPTSAPLALMPFPL; from the coding sequence GTGAACACCACCGCCGAACTGCACAGCCTGACCGGGGCCTACGCCCTGCACGCGCTGTCCGACGACGAGCACGAGGCGTTCGAGCGTCACCTCGCGCACTGCGAGCCGTGCGCGCAGGAGAGCGCCGAACTGTCCGCGACCGCGGCCCGGCTGGGCCTGGCCGTGTCCACGACCCCTCTTCCCGTACTGCGCGAGCGGGTCCTGCGCCGGATCACCACCGTGCGCCAGGAGGCCCCCGGCACGCAGCAGCCGGGCCGCTCGGGCGGTGCCCGGCTGCGGGCCGGCCTGCTGTCCCGGTGGGCGCTCGCCGCCTGTCTGGCGGCGGCCGCGGCGCTCGGCGGGGCCACCGTCTGGCAGCACCAGCGGGCCGAGGACGCGGTGAGCCAGGCGCGCCGCGCCGAACGCGGGGCGGACGAGATCGCCGCCGTGCTCGCGGCGCCGGACGCCCGCACCCGCAGCGGCGAGCTGTCCTCAGGCGCCACCGGCACCGTCGTCGTCTCACGCAGCCTGGACCGGGCCGTCTTCGTGGTCTCCGGGATGAGCCGACCGCCCGGCGGCAAGGTCTACCAGCTGTGGTTCGACGACGGCGGCACCATGCGCTCCGCCGGCCTGATGGACCCCGGCCGCAGCAACCAGAGCGTGCTGCTGCGCGGCGCCCTCGACGGGGCGTCCGGCATGGGCGTGACCGTCGAGCCCGCCGGCGGCTCGCCGCAGCCCACCTCCGCACCGCTCGCGCTGATGCCCTTCCCCCTCTGA
- a CDS encoding sigma-70 family RNA polymerase sigma factor: MKEAIHIGRNPSKAPDLQELMGQVALGDEDAFARVYDAVAGPVLGVVQAVVRDRAQSEEVAQEVLVEVWRTAPRYRAERGTAINWVLTLAHRRAVDRVRSVEAAVVRDHKAALLERTPEFDEVTEQVEARLEREQVRRCLRTLTEIQRQAVTLAYYRGLTYPQVAGALSLPLGTVKTRLRDGLIRLRDCLGVTA; the protein is encoded by the coding sequence GTGAAGGAAGCTATTCATATCGGCAGGAACCCATCGAAGGCGCCCGATCTCCAGGAGCTGATGGGGCAGGTGGCGCTGGGCGACGAGGACGCCTTCGCCCGCGTCTACGACGCCGTCGCGGGCCCGGTCCTGGGTGTCGTGCAGGCCGTCGTGCGGGACCGGGCACAGTCGGAGGAAGTCGCACAGGAGGTGCTGGTGGAGGTGTGGCGCACCGCTCCCCGTTACCGCGCCGAGCGGGGGACGGCCATCAACTGGGTCCTCACCCTGGCGCACCGCCGCGCGGTGGACCGGGTGCGCTCGGTGGAGGCCGCGGTGGTCCGCGACCACAAGGCCGCCCTGCTGGAGCGGACACCCGAGTTCGACGAGGTGACCGAACAGGTCGAGGCGAGACTGGAGCGCGAACAGGTACGGCGCTGCCTGCGCACCCTGACCGAGATCCAGCGCCAGGCGGTCACCCTGGCGTACTACCGCGGACTGACCTACCCCCAGGTGGCCGGGGCGCTGTCCCTGCCGCTGGGGACCGTCAAGACCCGGCTGCGGGACGGACTCATCCGGCTGCGCGACTGCCTGGGGGTGACCGCGTGA
- a CDS encoding ATP-binding protein, with translation MRAGYAWDGGAGCIADARRHAVSFLDRARLEHHLPVLARTRDLTQLVVSELVTNALKYAPGPVLMELRVTTFDVEVVVWDSHPASPVARAADPGRIGQHGLEIVKAVTVALSVEREPVGKRITARVALVDTIDSSP, from the coding sequence ATGCGCGCCGGTTATGCATGGGACGGAGGGGCCGGATGCATCGCAGACGCCCGCCGCCATGCCGTCTCCTTTCTCGACCGGGCTCGCCTCGAACATCACCTGCCTGTGCTCGCACGTACGAGGGATCTCACCCAGTTGGTGGTCAGCGAGTTGGTCACCAACGCCCTCAAGTACGCTCCCGGTCCCGTCCTGATGGAGCTGCGCGTCACCACCTTCGACGTGGAGGTCGTGGTGTGGGACAGTCACCCCGCATCACCGGTTGCCCGTGCGGCGGATCCCGGCAGGATCGGCCAGCACGGCCTGGAAATCGTCAAGGCGGTCACGGTGGCGCTGTCGGTCGAGCGGGAGCCGGTCGGTAAACGCATCACCGCACGCGTCGCCCTCGTGGACACCATTGATTCCAGCCCGTGA
- a CDS encoding STAS domain-containing protein: MTDSHKDDTPDQCRITCAVVEGVRVVTAQGEIDHDATRAFNKSLLSANGTLAHRRIVADLSGVTFMDASGVNVLIAAYRQVTGTEGWLRIAGAQPSVLRVLQTVGVDAFIPCLPTTEQALNS; the protein is encoded by the coding sequence GTGACCGACAGCCACAAGGACGACACACCCGACCAGTGCCGTATCACCTGTGCTGTGGTTGAGGGTGTCCGTGTGGTGACCGCGCAAGGCGAGATCGACCATGACGCCACACGCGCCTTCAATAAATCCCTGCTGTCCGCGAACGGCACCCTTGCGCACCGGCGAATCGTGGCCGACCTCAGCGGTGTGACCTTCATGGACGCGAGCGGCGTCAACGTCCTCATTGCCGCCTACCGGCAGGTGACGGGCACGGAGGGGTGGTTGCGCATCGCGGGTGCCCAGCCCTCGGTCCTGCGCGTCCTGCAGACGGTCGGTGTCGACGCGTTCATCCCCTGCCTTCCCACCACCGAGCAGGCCTTGAACAGCTGA
- a CDS encoding SpoIIE family protein phosphatase, producing MAEDLGGERWSGPTAGPGFWSRIVEQLDTALIVVDPAGSILAVNPAAERLLGRAAGTMRGKDAHELLHRDPEGSRLPRQPCPLLRSLTEGAAARGEGDSFLRGDGRQIAISWSASPLLTDGCLTGMAVLFTDFTGDHGARRERAAYTSALEDINERLTLVAEITDVLGQTLEADEALARLGRLLVPRLADWAAVDLRTSSGQVHRVAVTGPAGRDAGLEGGCEHLPEVAEEDRSPLVQVLNGGSAVLWEEREEQAHTAAPPGSPLAALHGAFLRTVRAASVITVPLGSRRQITGALTLVRTDPAHPFSPADLDVASDIGRRVGLVVDNARRYGRQRAVAEAMQRNLLAPLPQPGLLRLAARYQPAPVGSQVGGDWYDAFELKDGVLALVIGDVVGHDLAAAAGMAQLHGILRSLAWDHTEPPGAVVDRLDDAMPAITTVQMATLVLARVEGDPRTGPWTLRWTNAGHPPPLLLTPGGQAQYLTAGQGLVLGAPPGTDAIRPDAVLPLPPASTLLLYTDGLIEIPGSDLDTGMALLRRHALALAHAPLDTLCEELLARTPPGSTDDVALLALRLPTL from the coding sequence ATGGCGGAGGACCTGGGAGGTGAACGGTGGTCGGGACCGACGGCCGGTCCGGGTTTCTGGTCGCGGATCGTCGAGCAGTTGGACACCGCCCTGATCGTGGTGGATCCCGCCGGATCGATCCTCGCCGTCAACCCGGCCGCCGAACGGCTGCTGGGCCGGGCCGCCGGCACGATGCGCGGAAAGGACGCCCACGAACTGCTGCACCGCGACCCGGAGGGGAGCAGGCTCCCGCGGCAGCCCTGCCCGCTGCTCCGGTCACTGACCGAGGGAGCCGCCGCGCGTGGGGAGGGCGACAGCTTTCTGCGCGGGGACGGCCGCCAGATCGCCATCTCCTGGTCCGCCTCCCCCTTGCTGACCGACGGCTGCCTCACGGGCATGGCCGTGCTCTTCACGGACTTCACGGGCGACCACGGCGCACGCCGTGAGCGTGCCGCCTACACGAGCGCTCTGGAAGACATCAATGAGCGGCTGACGCTGGTCGCGGAGATCACCGACGTGCTGGGCCAGACCCTGGAGGCCGACGAAGCGCTGGCACGGCTGGGCCGCCTGCTGGTTCCCCGTCTCGCCGACTGGGCGGCGGTGGACCTGCGGACCTCTTCCGGGCAGGTCCACCGGGTGGCGGTGACGGGTCCGGCGGGCCGGGACGCCGGACTGGAGGGCGGGTGCGAGCATCTGCCCGAGGTGGCGGAGGAAGACCGCTCGCCACTCGTCCAGGTACTCAACGGCGGTTCTGCGGTTCTGTGGGAGGAGAGGGAGGAGCAGGCGCACACTGCGGCTCCCCCCGGCTCTCCCCTGGCCGCGCTCCACGGCGCCTTCCTGCGCACGGTGCGCGCGGCATCGGTCATCACGGTGCCGCTGGGCTCGAGACGGCAGATCACCGGCGCGCTGACCCTGGTGCGCACCGACCCGGCGCACCCCTTCAGCCCCGCCGACCTGGACGTGGCGAGCGACATCGGCCGCCGGGTCGGCCTGGTCGTGGACAACGCCCGCCGCTACGGCCGCCAGCGTGCCGTCGCCGAGGCGATGCAGCGCAATCTGCTCGCCCCGCTGCCGCAGCCGGGCCTCCTGCGGCTGGCCGCCCGCTACCAGCCCGCCCCGGTCGGCTCCCAGGTCGGCGGCGACTGGTACGACGCGTTCGAGCTGAAGGACGGCGTCCTCGCACTGGTCATCGGGGACGTCGTGGGCCACGACCTGGCCGCGGCGGCCGGGATGGCACAGCTGCACGGCATCCTGCGGTCCCTGGCCTGGGACCACACCGAACCGCCCGGCGCCGTCGTGGACCGCCTCGACGACGCCATGCCCGCCATCACGACCGTCCAGATGGCCACGCTCGTCCTCGCCCGGGTCGAAGGCGACCCGCGCACCGGCCCCTGGACACTGCGATGGACCAACGCAGGACATCCCCCGCCCCTGCTCCTGACGCCCGGCGGACAGGCGCAGTACCTCACAGCCGGACAGGGACTCGTCCTCGGCGCTCCCCCGGGCACGGACGCGATCAGACCCGACGCCGTGCTGCCGCTTCCGCCGGCCTCCACGCTCCTCCTCTACACCGACGGTCTGATCGAGATCCCCGGCAGCGACCTCGACACCGGCATGGCCCTGCTGCGACGCCACGCCCTCGCGCTCGCCCACGCACCACTGGACACACTGTGCGAGGAACTGCTCGCACGGACGCCCCCCGGCAGCACGGACGACGTGGCCCTGCTGGCCCTGCGTCTGCCGACGCTGTGA
- a CDS encoding DUF5994 family protein, whose amino-acid sequence MTIALHPPLPSHPVLRLRLAPRGGLPRFIDGAWWPRSYDLLAELPILLAGLPREWGDVAGVTVNGATWSAGPGRMFVAGQVVRLRRNSAASAPHTAVLLAPGRGRWDLLVVPPDTTPQAAEPLMAAAAGIPADG is encoded by the coding sequence ATGACCATCGCCCTGCACCCCCCGCTTCCCTCCCACCCCGTCCTGCGCCTGCGCCTGGCACCCCGTGGCGGCCTGCCCCGGTTCATCGACGGGGCGTGGTGGCCGCGCTCCTACGACCTCCTTGCCGAACTCCCGATCCTGCTGGCCGGGTTGCCGCGTGAGTGGGGCGATGTCGCCGGTGTCACGGTCAACGGGGCGACATGGTCCGCAGGGCCCGGGCGGATGTTCGTGGCCGGCCAGGTCGTACGGCTGCGCAGGAATTCGGCGGCGTCCGCCCCGCACACCGCTGTCCTGCTTGCCCCCGGCCGGGGACGCTGGGACCTGCTGGTCGTGCCCCCGGACACCACGCCGCAAGCCGCGGAACCGCTCATGGCGGCCGCGGCGGGCATCCCGGCGGACGGTTGA